The nucleotide window GATAAAGGATGGGTTCGTTAGGGTTTACACGGGAGATAAAAGTGTCGATAGTAAATTCAAAGGTTACATAAAAGTTAGGGTTTCTCCATGGATGGAGAGGCTTGTTAAAGTGATTTAAAGAGACTAGAAACAGCTATTTTGCAAAAGGGATTACAAGAAACACTTAGAAACGAAGCAGGAACGCGAGATTCCTTATATTTTTCTGGGTCTTACCATAACTTGGTGGTGGCCATGAGGAGGTTGCTAGGAGTATTGGTGGCAATGTTGGTTGCACTTAGCATAGCAAGTATACCAGCGGTGAGTGCTCAAGAAACTCAGACCACAACTAACTCTAATGTAGTAATACTGGTCAGCAACAATGAAGCAGATTTAACGTTAGCGGAGAAGATTGCAGAACTAATAAATGCCCAAGTAGTTATTACACCATGGGGACTCTACAATGAAAGCGTCCTAGAGGAAATTCTAAGCCTTAATCCAGAGTTGGTTCTTATAATAGGCGGACCCATAGCGGTTCCGCCGGTTTACGAGGACATGCTTAGAAATGACTTCAACATAACCGTAATCAGGGCCGGAGGAAATGACAGGGCTGAGACATGCGAGAGAGCATTGAACGTAATAAGAGAGAAATTCCCACAAGCTCTAGGGAACGTTACCATAGTCGTCGTCCACGGCTGGGATTACCCAGCTTTAATGGAGGCGATGAAGGAGAAGGGAATAGTTCCATTAATAGTCAAGAACACCTCCATTGATGTGAGGAACTTCAGGAAGGTCATGCTACTCTGGAGCGAGAACTATAGGAGGTTCATGGAGAGGTTCAGGGAAAGACTTGGCAATGGAACTAAACTAATCGAGGTAAATGTCACTGCCGACATGGCTGAGAGGGCCATTAACATAGCCCAGGAAAGGTTAGAGTTAGCTAAGAAAGTCGTTGAGAACTCTACCCTGGGAAATCCGGAGAGACTTCTAGCTGAGGCCGAGAAGAAGCTTGAATTAGCCAAAGAGGCTTATAAGGATGGAAAGTATGGGGCAGCGCTTGGCCTTGCGGTAGCTTCGAAGAGGATCTCCGATGTTATTATAAGGTCGGCAACTGAGAAGACCCACGAGAAGTTCAGGAAGGTCAATGTGAGGCTAAAAGTTGAGCTTAGAATTCTCCATAGGGTGCTTGAGAGGTTAAGGAACAGGGGAGTCGATGTTTCGCTTGAAGAGAAGATGCTAGTTCAGGCGGAGAGGGCCTTGAAGAATGGCAACGTGTTGCTGGCAAAGGGTTTAATACTCCAGATACACAAAGAGTTGAGGAAGAAGATTCACAAGAGTAGAGGTGAGAGACCGTGAGGTCGCTCCTTTCCATCCTTTTGATTTCCATTCTAGTGCTATCAGCTTTGCCCGCTCAGGCTCAAGTGAAGAACGTCATCATTTTAGTGAGCGACAACGAGGCCGATCTAACCTTAGCTGAAAAAATCGGGGAGTTAATTCAAGCTAAGGTTGTAGTTACGCCCTGGGGCATTTACAATGAATCCGTAAGCGCCGAGATAGCTGAGAAGAATCCGAGCTTGGTTCTCATAATAGGGGGGCCCAAGGCTGTAAGCCCACAGTACGAGGAGGATTTTCAATCCTTGGGCATATCTTACGTTAGGCGTTGGGGGGAAACAAGGGTTGAAACTGCCATTAGCGTGATAAAGTTTCTCAAGAAGGATTACCCTTGGCTTTTCAAGAATGCAAAGCTCGCCTTAGTTTATGGGTGGGACTTGGCTGGAATCCACAAGGTCAGGGAGCTCATGAAGAGGGAAAACGTAATACCTATTTACCTATCGAGGAACTCAAGTAGTGTCCCGATAAATTGGAGTGGCAGGTTTATAGTTGTCGAGACGCCGTTCTCGGCTGGGATATTCAAGAAGATTAGGATTCCTAATCCGATAATAGTCAAAGCTAATGTAACGA belongs to Pyrococcus abyssi GE5 and includes:
- a CDS encoding cell wall-binding repeat-containing protein; this encodes MRRLLGVLVAMLVALSIASIPAVSAQETQTTTNSNVVILVSNNEADLTLAEKIAELINAQVVITPWGLYNESVLEEILSLNPELVLIIGGPIAVPPVYEDMLRNDFNITVIRAGGNDRAETCERALNVIREKFPQALGNVTIVVVHGWDYPALMEAMKEKGIVPLIVKNTSIDVRNFRKVMLLWSENYRRFMERFRERLGNGTKLIEVNVTADMAERAINIAQERLELAKKVVENSTLGNPERLLAEAEKKLELAKEAYKDGKYGAALGLAVASKRISDVIIRSATEKTHEKFRKVNVRLKVELRILHRVLERLRNRGVDVSLEEKMLVQAERALKNGNVLLAKGLILQIHKELRKKIHKSRGERP
- a CDS encoding cell wall-binding repeat-containing protein; the encoded protein is MRSLLSILLISILVLSALPAQAQVKNVIILVSDNEADLTLAEKIGELIQAKVVVTPWGIYNESVSAEIAEKNPSLVLIIGGPKAVSPQYEEDFQSLGISYVRRWGETRVETAISVIKFLKKDYPWLFKNAKLALVYGWDLAGIHKVRELMKRENVIPIYLSRNSSSVPINWSGRFIVVETPFSAGIFKKIRIPNPIIVKANVTKEITWDAIERAEKAIIRAKRIIELTDIPQEKRLEIANRLLSKAKEAYSTGDYIRAYNLANAARSIADSIVSMGMFSKPRIRLPMKLQIQMQLRLLKMLTMRLESQGIDVKPVKELIAKAEDALKRGDLNEAMKYLNEAKELIRQIHRGRVGWRGKGKP